The Papaver somniferum cultivar HN1 chromosome 3, ASM357369v1, whole genome shotgun sequence genome includes a region encoding these proteins:
- the LOC113361693 gene encoding cytochrome b561 and DOMON domain-containing protein At5g47530-like, with product MSGLNTMLISLTILFSLIFSTSNAQTCTNYTFSSNKIYSSCNDLPVLNAYLHWNYNSTTKTMDIAFRHTNMTSSKWVAWGINPTSKGMIGTQALVAFQDSNGNLKAFTSSVTGYTTQLQQGNLTFGVPLISAQLVNNEITIFATLELLSSNTSTITQLWQEGPVKGDSLMAHVTSGDNIKSVGTLDLLSGQATTTLGGGNSRQKRMNVHGVLNAISWGILMPLGALIARYLKVVDSAGPAWFYLHMACQHVAYVVGATGWVLGLRLGSESVGIQYSSHRYIGIVLFSLGTLQVFALLLRPSPDHKYRFYWNIYHRMTGYTVIVLSVINVFKGLDILDPEKNWKMIYVIIISVLGVIAINLEVYKWIRVMKMKKNVKSENMNQAYGVNGVNGYSGKPRQSSADF from the exons ATGTCTGGTCTCAACACAATGTTGATATCTCTAACTATACTTTTCTCACTCATTTTCTCAACAAGCAATGCTCAAACATGTACAAACTATACATTTTCTAGTAACAAAATATACAGTTCTTGCAATGATTTACCAGTATTAAACGCATATCTACACTGGAACTATAATTCTACAACGAAAACAATGGATATTGCTTTCCGCCACACCAACATGACTTCCTCAAAATGGGTTGCTTGGGGTATAAACCCAACATCAAAAGGAATGATTGGGACACAAGCTTTAGTTGCATTTCAAGATTCTAATGGAAATTTAAAAGCTTTTACTTCTTCAGTTACTGGTTATACTACTCAGTTACAGCAAGGAAATCTTACTTTTGGCGTTCCATTGATTTCAGCTCAACTTGTTAATAATGAAATCACTATTTTTGCAACTCTGGAGCTTCTTAGTAGTAATACTTCTACTATAACTCAGTTATGGCAAGAAGGTcctgttaaaggtgattctttgATGGCTCATGTTACTTCTGGAGATAATATCAAATCAGTCGGCACTTTGGATCTCCTCTCTGGTCAAGCTACTACAACCCTTGGTGGTGGGAATTCAAGACAAAAACGAATGAAT GTGCATGGAGTGCTAAACGCAATAAGTTGGGGTATTCTAATGCCACTTGGAGCCTTAATAGCAAGATACTTGAAGGTGGTTGATTCAGCTGGTCCTGCATGGTTTTACCTTCACATGGCATGCCAACATGTTGCATATGTTGTCGGTGCCACCGGATGGGTTCTAGGTCTACGACTCGGTTCTGAATCTGTTGGCATTCAATATTCTTCCCATAGATACATTGGCATTGTTCTCTTCTCCCTCGGAACACTTCAG GTGTTTGCTTTGCTCCTAAGACCAAGTCCGGATCACAAGTACAGATTCTATTGGAATATTTATCATCGTATGACTGGTTATACCGTAATTGTACTCAGTGTAATCAATGTGTTTAAGGGTCTTGATATCTTAGACCCAGAGAAGAATTGGAAAATGATTTATGTCATTATAATCTCGGTGTTGGGTGTTATAGCCATAAACCTTGAAGTCTATAAATGGATTagagtgatgaagatgaagaagaacgtcAAATCAGAAAACATGAATCAAGCATACGGTGTGAATGGAGTCAACGGATACAGTGGTAAACCACGACAGTCTAGTGCGGATTTTTAA